The Verrucomicrobiia bacterium DNA window TGCCGCTGGCCGGCGTCGGGACTGCCTGCCTTTTCACGTTCCTGTTCCTGGTCCTCAAGCGCACGCCGTTTCCGGCCGCGCTGGGCGTCAACGGCACGATCCAGGCCGTGGGCCATTCGCTTTTTACGCAGTTCCTGCTGCCGTTCGAGCTGACCTCGGTGCTTCTGCTGCTGGGCGTGTTCGCGGCCATCGCGCTGGGAAAGCAGGAGGAAGCATGATCCCGATCACGCATTACCTCGCGCTGAGCGCCATCCTTTTTTGCATCGGCCTCCTGGGCATCCTGATCCGCAGGAACCTTCTGCTCATCCTTCTCTCGATTGAAATCATGCTGAACGCCGCGAACCTGAATTTCGTGGCCGGCGCCGCCCTTCACGGCAGCGTGTCGGGGCAGGTCATTTCGTTTTTCGTCATGGTCGTCGCGGCCGCGGAAGTCACGATCGGACTCTCGATCGCGGTCCTGCTCTTCAGAAGGCAGGATTCCGTGGACACGCGGGAAATTACATTCTTAAAAGGTTAATCCCCTTTTCCGGGGAAGAAAGACAGGAATGCTGACTGTTGCTTGGACTTTATTCTGGCTTCCGTTCCTGACGGCTGCCGGCATCACGGCTTTTCTCCTCAACAAGCCGAAGGCTGCCGCCCGCCTGGCCACGTGCATCATGGCGGCGTGTTTCGTTCTGGCGGCTTCGCTCGCTCTCCGGGCCGGAGGCCTTCACGGTGAGGCGCTCGAGTCCTCGCTTCCCTGGATCAAGCTGGCCGGCCTTACGGTCGAATTCGGGATTTACCTGAACGGCCTGACGATGCTCATGCTGCTCATCGTCACCGGCATCGGCACGCTGGTCTTCCTCTTTTCGATGTCCTACATGGAACACGACAAAAGCGTGAGCCGCTACTTCGCCTCGCTCTCTCTCTTTGCGTTCTCCATGCTCGGGATCGTGCTCTCGAACAACTTTATCCAGATCTTCATCTTCTGGGAGCTGGTCGGCCTCAGCTCTTATCTTCTGATCGGGTTCTGGTACGAGAAGCCCGAAGCCAGCACGGCCGGCAAAAAAGCCTTTCTCACGACCCGCGTCGGCGACGTCGGCATGATGATCGGTATCCTGTCGCTCTTCGGATTTTTCTCGAAGGCCGGCATGCCCACGTTCAACTTCGCCCTGATCCACCAGCACCTCGAAGCGGTTTCCGTTCCCTCGGGCTGGATGACGTTCATCTGCATCGGCGTTTTCCTCGGCGCGGTCGGCAAGTCTGCCCAGGTTCCGTTGCACGTCTGGCTGCCGGACGCCATGGAAGGCCCCACGCCGGTCAGCGCGCTGATCCACGCCGCGACCATGGTGGCCGCGGGTATTTTTCTCGTGGTCCGCGTCTTCTTTATTTTCGAAATGTCCCCGACGGCGCTGCTGGTCATCGCCTGGACGGGCGGCATCACGTCCATCCTCGCGGCCACGATCGCCCTTGTGCAGAACGACATCAAGAAAGTCCTCGCCTATTCCACGCTTTCCCAGCTCGGCTACATGGTCATGGCGCTCGGGCTCGGAAGCCCGGAAGCCGGCATGTTCCACCTGACCACGCACGCGTTTTTTAAGGCGCTGCTGTTCCTCGGCGCGGGTTCCCTCATCCACTCCATGCACACGCAGGACGTCTGGGAAATGGGTGAGCGGGTGCGCGGCGAAGGCGGCCGCTTCCATCTTTTCAAGGCCATGCCGGTCACGGCGTTCACATTCCTGATCGGCACGCTCGCGCTGATGGGTGTTCCGCCGCTCAGCGGCTTTTTCAGCAAGGAAGAAATTCTGACGGCCGCAAGCCACGGCCCCAAGCCCCTTTTTCTCATGGCCATGACCACGGTTTTTCTCACGGCCTTTTACATGGGCCGCGTTTTCACGATCGTCTTCTTTCCGTCCGACCGCGAAGCTCATCACGGCCACGGCGGACACGAGCACCCCATCCACGAAGGCGATTTCCGCATCACGCTGCCGCTCCTTATTCTCGCAGTGCTGTCGGTCGTCGGCGGATTCCTGCCGA harbors:
- the nuoK gene encoding NADH-quinone oxidoreductase subunit NuoK, producing the protein MIPITHYLALSAILFCIGLLGILIRRNLLLILLSIEIMLNAANLNFVAGAALHGSVSGQVISFFVMVVAAAEVTIGLSIAVLLFRRQDSVDTREITFLKG
- the nuoL gene encoding NADH-quinone oxidoreductase subunit L, which translates into the protein MLTVAWTLFWLPFLTAAGITAFLLNKPKAAARLATCIMAACFVLAASLALRAGGLHGEALESSLPWIKLAGLTVEFGIYLNGLTMLMLLIVTGIGTLVFLFSMSYMEHDKSVSRYFASLSLFAFSMLGIVLSNNFIQIFIFWELVGLSSYLLIGFWYEKPEASTAGKKAFLTTRVGDVGMMIGILSLFGFFSKAGMPTFNFALIHQHLEAVSVPSGWMTFICIGVFLGAVGKSAQVPLHVWLPDAMEGPTPVSALIHAATMVAAGIFLVVRVFFIFEMSPTALLVIAWTGGITSILAATIALVQNDIKKVLAYSTLSQLGYMVMALGLGSPEAGMFHLTTHAFFKALLFLGAGSLIHSMHTQDVWEMGERVRGEGGRFHLFKAMPVTAFTFLIGTLALMGVPPLSGFFSKEEILTAASHGPKPLFLMAMTTVFLTAFYMGRVFTIVFFPSDREAHHGHGGHEHPIHEGDFRITLPLLILAVLSVVGGFLPIKSFLTAHEAHEAHHGLGGLAFTSLVLAGAGMLISFFLYCRRTQGIQDSVPALKAPGAVLEKKYFFDLLYDGLIKYVQENIAMVCDVVERYVVVEWTVNGLARAVRSWGDLARKLQTGVVQFYALFFTLGLTLILYYLIFSGKA